The following proteins are encoded in a genomic region of Clostridium kluyveri:
- the lpdA gene encoding dihydrolipoyl dehydrogenase, with protein MAYKYDLIVIGAGPGGSAAALEAAKSGMKTAVIEKDKLGGTCLNRGCIPMKALLHLAGIYQEIKESKKFGIQVEKAVLNVPALLQYKQEVINKLSSGMKMLLQKNKVDVFYASGKIVNAHQVAVSENGEKKIIEAERIIIASGSSAAIPPIPGIQLKNVVTSYELLNKEDLFHHLVIIGGGVIGMEFASLYSAFGCRVTVIEAMNRVLPDMDREIGTNLKQILKKQEVDIHTSASVEKLEQTQEGKILCTYREKEKLQHIEIDGVLVAIGRKPSTEGLFDENFAVKTEKGKISVDKYYKTSCPSIYAIGDVIGGIQLAHAASSEALCAVRHIMGKEESLDVKVIPGCVYTNPEIAVVGITANKAKEAGIDVIAKKYPMMANGKSVLTMQERGFMKVIAEKETEKIIGAQLMCARATDIISQFTLAIVNGMTLSQMAHVIHPHPTFSEGVGELVRE; from the coding sequence ATGGCTTATAAATATGATCTGATTGTAATAGGGGCAGGACCCGGAGGTAGTGCAGCAGCTCTTGAAGCAGCAAAATCCGGAATGAAAACTGCAGTTATTGAAAAAGATAAATTAGGTGGTACTTGTTTAAATAGGGGATGTATTCCAATGAAAGCTTTATTACATTTAGCAGGTATTTATCAGGAAATAAAGGAAAGCAAAAAGTTTGGAATACAGGTGGAAAAAGCTGTGCTTAATGTACCTGCTTTGCTTCAATATAAGCAAGAAGTGATAAATAAGCTTTCTAGTGGCATGAAAATGTTACTTCAAAAAAATAAAGTAGATGTTTTTTATGCTTCAGGAAAGATTGTTAATGCACATCAAGTAGCTGTCAGTGAAAATGGAGAAAAGAAGATTATTGAGGCAGAACGAATTATTATAGCTTCGGGATCTAGTGCCGCAATTCCTCCTATTCCTGGCATCCAATTGAAAAATGTTGTTACAAGCTATGAACTTTTAAACAAAGAGGATTTGTTTCACCACCTTGTTATTATTGGCGGCGGTGTTATTGGAATGGAATTTGCATCCCTGTACAGTGCTTTTGGGTGCAGAGTAACGGTTATTGAAGCAATGAACCGGGTTCTTCCTGATATGGATAGGGAAATTGGTACCAATCTGAAGCAGATTTTAAAAAAGCAGGAAGTAGATATTCATACATCTGCCAGTGTGGAAAAACTAGAACAAACACAAGAAGGAAAAATTCTGTGTACCTACAGAGAAAAGGAAAAATTACAGCATATTGAAATAGATGGTGTGCTTGTGGCAATTGGAAGAAAGCCTAGTACAGAAGGACTTTTTGATGAAAATTTTGCTGTTAAAACAGAAAAAGGAAAGATTTCGGTGGATAAATATTATAAAACCAGTTGTCCTTCCATATATGCTATTGGTGATGTTATTGGGGGCATACAGCTTGCTCATGCAGCTTCCTCTGAAGCACTTTGTGCAGTTAGGCATATTATGGGAAAAGAAGAATCTTTAGATGTAAAAGTAATTCCAGGTTGTGTCTATACCAATCCTGAAATTGCTGTAGTAGGTATTACGGCTAATAAAGCAAAAGAGGCAGGTATTGATGTAATCGCTAAAAAATATCCAATGATGGCAAATGGAAAATCAGTTTTGACAATGCAAGAGAGAGGTTTTATGAAGGTGATTGCGGAAAAGGAAACGGAAAAAATTATTGGGGCACAACTTATGTGTGCCAGAGCAACGGATATAATAAGTCAATTTACATTGGCTATTGTAAATGGTATGACTCTTTCACAAATGGCCCATGTAATTCACCCTCATCCTACTTTTTCTGAAGGAGTAGGGGAATTGGTGAGGGAGTGA
- the gcvH gene encoding glycine cleavage system protein GcvH, whose amino-acid sequence MNFPKELMYTKSHEWVKIEGDKALVGLTDYAQSELGDLVFVNLPEEGDEVTAGEVFLDVESVKAASDVYAPLSGVIEEVNEELLDRPGWINEAPYEAWLVKIGEISDRENLLTAEEYEAVVNSEKE is encoded by the coding sequence ATGAATTTTCCAAAAGAACTTATGTACACCAAATCGCATGAATGGGTAAAAATAGAAGGAGATAAGGCTTTGGTGGGACTAACTGACTATGCTCAAAGTGAACTTGGGGATCTGGTATTTGTAAATCTTCCAGAGGAAGGTGATGAAGTTACCGCAGGGGAAGTATTTTTAGATGTGGAATCTGTTAAGGCGGCATCGGATGTATATGCACCATTAAGCGGTGTGATAGAAGAAGTTAATGAAGAGCTTTTAGACAGACCGGGATGGATCAATGAGGCTCCTTATGAAGCATGGCTTGTAAAAATAGGAGAAATCAGTGATAGGGAAAACTTATTGACAGCTGAAGAATATGAGGCAGTTGTAAATAGCGAAAAGGAATAA
- the thiC gene encoding phosphomethylpyrimidine synthase ThiC — protein sequence MNFTTQMDVAKKGIITKEMKVVSQKEGMDVEILRELVAEGKIVIPANKNHKSLDAQGVGQGLKTKINVNLGISKDCANIDMELEKVKTAIEMKAEAIMDLSSYGKTEEFRKRIVEMCSAMIGTVPIYDAVGFYDKELSDISPEEFLAVVEKHAQDGVDFMTIHAGINRETAKVFKRNKRLTNIVSRGGSLLYAWMELNNKENPFYEYYDKVLDICARYDVTISLGDACRPGSINDSTDASQIKELITLGELTKRAWQKNVQVIVEGPGHMSLNEIAANMQLEKKLCHGAPFYVLGPLVTDIAPGYDHITSAIGGAIAAANGADFLCYVTPAEHLRLPNLEDMKEGIIASKIAAHAADVSNNIKGAKEWDYKMSEARKELNWKKMFELAIDPEKARRYRRESTPEHEDTCTMCGKMCAVRNMNKIMKGKNINILREED from the coding sequence ATGAATTTTACTACTCAAATGGATGTTGCTAAAAAGGGAATTATAACAAAAGAGATGAAAGTAGTATCTCAAAAAGAAGGTATGGATGTAGAAATTTTAAGGGAGCTTGTAGCTGAAGGCAAAATAGTAATACCTGCAAATAAAAACCATAAATCCTTAGATGCTCAGGGTGTTGGACAAGGATTAAAGACTAAAATAAATGTTAATTTAGGTATATCAAAAGATTGTGCTAACATAGATATGGAGCTTGAGAAAGTTAAAACTGCAATTGAAATGAAAGCAGAAGCTATAATGGATTTAAGTTCCTATGGTAAAACTGAAGAGTTTAGAAAAAGAATTGTAGAGATGTGTTCTGCTATGATAGGTACCGTACCCATATACGATGCAGTAGGATTTTATGATAAGGAATTGAGTGATATATCACCGGAAGAATTCTTAGCTGTAGTAGAAAAGCATGCCCAGGATGGGGTAGATTTTATGACTATACATGCGGGAATAAATAGAGAAACTGCAAAAGTATTTAAGAGAAATAAAAGGCTCACTAATATAGTGTCGAGAGGAGGCTCTCTTTTATATGCATGGATGGAACTAAACAATAAAGAAAATCCATTTTATGAATATTACGATAAAGTTTTAGATATATGTGCAAGGTATGATGTTACTATAAGTCTCGGAGATGCCTGCCGTCCAGGAAGTATTAATGATTCTACAGATGCAAGTCAGATAAAGGAACTTATAACTCTCGGAGAGCTTACCAAAAGAGCCTGGCAAAAGAATGTACAGGTTATAGTTGAAGGACCGGGACATATGTCCTTAAATGAAATAGCTGCTAATATGCAGCTGGAAAAAAAGCTGTGTCATGGGGCGCCTTTTTATGTACTTGGACCTTTGGTTACAGATATTGCACCAGGATATGATCACATAACAAGTGCCATTGGGGGAGCAATAGCAGCTGCAAATGGTGCAGATTTTCTATGCTATGTTACTCCGGCAGAACATTTAAGGCTTCCGAATCTGGAAGATATGAAAGAGGGAATCATAGCTTCTAAGATAGCGGCACATGCGGCAGATGTAAGCAATAATATAAAAGGTGCTAAAGAATGGGATTATAAAATGAGTGAGGCAAGAAAAGAACTCAATTGGAAAAAAATGTTTGAGTTGGCAATTGATCCGGAAAAAGCAAGGAGATATAGAAGAGAATCTACTCCAGAACATGAGGATACCTGCACCATGTGTGGAAAAATGTGTGCTGTTAGAAATATGAATAAAATAATGAAAGGAAAAAATATAAATATTTTGAGAGAAGAAGATTAG
- the gcvPB gene encoding aminomethyl-transferring glycine dehydrogenase subunit GcvPB, translating into MKLLFEKGNTGRKSSILPENDVPSVIPNCALRQNEMRLPGLSESEISRHYSSLAKRAHGVNDGFYPLGSCTMKYNPKINEETASLSGFTKIHPLQPENTVQGCLKLLYMAEKYLCEITGMDAMTMQPAAGAHGEFTGLLLIKAYHESRNDEKRDKIIVPDSAHGTNPASAAMAGFKVISIPSGKDGCVDIVKLKEVLGEDTAGLMLTNPNTLGLFDKNILEITKMVHEAGGLNYYDGANLNAVMGIVRPGDMGFDVIHINLHKTFSAPHGGGGPGSGPVGCKDFLKKFLPGKIVVKQEDDTYMLHKTEESIGDVKSFYGNFQVVVKALTYIIMLGKDGILETAENAVLNANYMRVKLSDRYDVAYDRTCMHEFVVTMKNMKKEHGVLALDIAKALLDYGVHPPTIYFPLIVHEALMIEPTETETKETLDEAISVFKEIYKKAEEAPEKVHEYPYNTVVRRPDEVLAATKPKLQYYMESKNNTRKGVL; encoded by the coding sequence ATGAAATTGTTATTTGAAAAAGGAAATACGGGAAGAAAATCCAGTATATTACCTGAAAATGATGTACCTTCTGTAATTCCAAACTGCGCACTTAGGCAAAACGAAATGCGTCTTCCGGGGTTGTCAGAGAGTGAAATCAGCAGACATTATAGCAGCCTGGCAAAAAGAGCACATGGAGTTAATGATGGATTTTATCCACTTGGGTCCTGTACTATGAAATATAACCCCAAAATCAATGAAGAAACAGCATCTCTTTCAGGCTTTACAAAAATTCATCCTCTGCAGCCTGAAAATACAGTGCAGGGTTGTCTTAAACTGCTTTACATGGCAGAAAAGTATTTATGTGAAATAACAGGAATGGATGCCATGACCATGCAGCCTGCGGCAGGTGCTCATGGAGAATTTACAGGATTACTTTTGATTAAAGCTTATCATGAAAGTAGAAATGACGAAAAAAGAGATAAAATTATAGTACCGGATTCAGCACATGGAACCAATCCTGCCAGTGCTGCTATGGCAGGGTTTAAGGTAATTAGTATTCCTTCAGGGAAAGACGGATGTGTAGATATAGTTAAATTAAAAGAGGTACTTGGAGAAGATACTGCAGGACTTATGTTGACTAATCCTAACACTTTGGGCTTATTTGATAAAAATATTCTGGAAATAACTAAAATGGTTCATGAAGCAGGAGGATTAAATTATTACGATGGTGCCAATTTAAATGCAGTTATGGGAATTGTAAGACCCGGAGATATGGGGTTTGATGTTATACACATTAATCTACATAAAACATTTTCTGCACCTCATGGAGGAGGAGGACCGGGAAGTGGTCCTGTAGGCTGCAAGGATTTTTTAAAAAAATTTCTTCCAGGAAAAATAGTTGTAAAACAAGAAGATGATACTTATATGTTACATAAGACAGAAGAAAGTATTGGTGATGTAAAATCATTTTACGGTAATTTTCAAGTAGTTGTAAAAGCTCTTACCTATATTATCATGTTAGGGAAGGACGGTATTTTGGAAACAGCTGAAAATGCAGTATTAAATGCTAATTATATGAGAGTAAAACTATCTGATCGTTATGATGTGGCCTACGATAGAACCTGTATGCATGAATTTGTAGTAACTATGAAAAATATGAAAAAAGAACATGGAGTTTTAGCGCTGGATATAGCAAAAGCTCTCCTTGATTATGGTGTACATCCACCTACCATATATTTTCCATTAATCGTCCATGAGGCATTGATGATTGAACCTACGGAAACTGAGACAAAAGAAACATTAGATGAGGCAATTTCTGTTTTTAAAGAGATATACAAAAAGGCAGAAGAAGCACCAGAAAAGGTTCATGAGTATCCGTATAATACAGTAGTCCGAAGACCTGATGAAGTTCTAGCAGCTACAAAACCTAAACTTCAGTATTACATGGAAAGTAAAAATAATACAAGAAAGGGCGTCTTGTAA
- a CDS encoding DUF2225 domain-containing protein, with amino-acid sequence MEEGTNIFSGLEELGFTNADSIEVYKKYKEEKIVKETPKITEDMLLYDKEVTCPVCQHKFSVRTVKIAGYRMKKKESDFYIKYDIINPYFYDVWVCNMCGYASMKADFYKLRSFEIESIQKNITPKWRGRKYPTIYDINISLERYKLSLLNYVIIDSNSSKKAINCLKISWLYRELGDIKNEELFRKQALIGLKDAYLNEQLPVYGMNGFTILYLIGELNRRSSNYDEALRYLGEVITSKSANRKIKNLAIDQRDLIRETLKNNEENNTKDVVESKKKSGLFSKLFKQS; translated from the coding sequence ATGGAAGAGGGTACAAATATTTTTTCAGGTTTGGAAGAATTAGGATTTACAAACGCAGACAGTATTGAAGTATATAAGAAATATAAAGAAGAAAAGATAGTAAAAGAGACCCCTAAGATAACAGAAGATATGCTTTTGTATGATAAAGAAGTTACTTGTCCAGTATGCCAGCACAAATTTTCAGTTCGTACAGTAAAAATAGCTGGTTATAGAATGAAAAAAAAAGAAAGTGATTTTTATATAAAATATGACATTATAAACCCGTACTTCTATGATGTTTGGGTATGTAATATGTGTGGTTATGCTTCTATGAAGGCTGATTTTTATAAATTAAGATCATTTGAGATAGAAAGCATACAGAAAAACATTACTCCTAAATGGCGCGGCAGAAAATATCCCACAATATACGATATTAATATATCATTAGAAAGGTATAAGCTATCATTACTTAATTATGTAATTATTGATTCCAATTCCAGTAAAAAGGCTATAAATTGCTTGAAAATTTCATGGCTATATAGAGAGCTTGGAGATATAAAAAATGAGGAATTATTCAGGAAACAAGCTCTTATAGGACTTAAGGATGCGTACTTAAACGAACAACTTCCTGTATATGGTATGAATGGTTTTACAATCTTGTATTTAATAGGTGAATTAAATAGACGTTCAAGTAATTATGATGAAGCGTTAAGGTATCTAGGAGAGGTAATAACTTCCAAAAGTGCAAATAGGAAGATAAAAAATTTGGCAATAGATCAAAGAGATTTAATACGAGAAACATTAAAGAATAATGAAGAGAATAATACAAAAGATGTTGTGGAAAGCAAGAAAAAATCGGGTTTATTTTCAAAACTATTTAAACAAAGTTGA
- a CDS encoding lipoate--protein ligase yields the protein MVEKLLFIKGKGTYPYENLALEEYLTFHVGDNECILYLWQNCHTVVIGRNQNCWKECKVGELEDDGGYLVRRLSGGGAVYHDLGNLNFTFAVKKDNYNVDMQLQVIIEAVKKLGINAEKTGRNDITVDGRKFSGNAFYKSGDFCYHHGTLLIDVNTEDMSKYLNVSKEKLQSKSVSSVKSRVINLRKLCPSLTTDVMCEKLIESFGEVYGLNPEKISESQIEKEEFEILKEKFESWEWKYGRKIEFQHEMCARFNWGDIQLQFQVQGGKIKSLNAFSDAMDEELILRIPKVLIGCTYEENQLKDILAKNFAKGWEQVVARDIGMLIHDNM from the coding sequence ATGGTAGAGAAGTTATTATTTATAAAGGGAAAGGGAACTTATCCTTATGAAAATCTGGCCCTTGAAGAATATTTAACCTTTCATGTAGGAGATAATGAATGCATTTTATATCTGTGGCAAAATTGTCATACGGTAGTTATAGGAAGAAATCAGAATTGCTGGAAGGAATGTAAGGTAGGAGAACTTGAAGATGATGGAGGATATTTGGTACGTAGATTGTCTGGGGGAGGAGCCGTATATCACGACTTGGGTAATTTAAACTTTACATTTGCAGTTAAAAAAGATAACTATAATGTAGATATGCAGCTTCAAGTAATTATAGAAGCTGTGAAAAAACTGGGAATCAATGCAGAAAAAACAGGAAGAAATGATATTACAGTAGATGGGAGAAAGTTCTCGGGGAATGCATTTTATAAGTCAGGTGATTTTTGTTATCATCATGGAACACTTTTGATTGATGTAAATACTGAAGATATGTCTAAGTATCTTAATGTTTCAAAAGAAAAATTGCAATCTAAAAGTGTAAGTTCTGTAAAATCAAGAGTGATAAATTTAAGAAAGCTTTGTCCATCACTTACAACAGATGTTATGTGTGAGAAGCTTATAGAATCTTTTGGAGAAGTGTATGGATTAAATCCTGAAAAAATTAGTGAGTCCCAAATTGAAAAAGAAGAGTTTGAAATTTTAAAGGAGAAGTTTGAATCCTGGGAATGGAAATATGGAAGAAAAATTGAATTTCAGCATGAAATGTGTGCACGTTTTAATTGGGGAGATATACAACTGCAGTTTCAAGTTCAGGGGGGCAAGATAAAATCGTTAAATGCATTTTCTGATGCCATGGATGAGGAATTGATTTTGAGAATTCCCAAAGTACTCATTGGATGCACTTATGAGGAAAATCAGTTAAAAGATATACTGGCTAAAAATTTTGCAAAGGGATGGGAACAGGTTGTTGCAAGAGATATAGGAATGTTGATTCATGACAATATGTAA
- a CDS encoding methyl-accepting chemotaxis protein, protein MNFNKIKLSNKLRIGFSLMTVLTVGVCLLSIYGLNQINQSIDQLVNIENKKLSLTYDMRECMNKMAVSVRNIAVTSDMKYMEEQEKIIDKNRVLYKEKEKQLEALIYTEKGKEIYKNIRNNDDSAFLQFDNSVKRGMKIDVTNEELQDILNELNKTENKLLSSIQDMVDFQEQLEQSRAEISQKTVNDSLKEIIIFLIVSILMGMLFTHFIRKSILTQIKEVVDGASKLAEGNLNFKMKVVSNDEIGQTIRGLNSAIEKLNKSMILIRSESDSILGSSELTNKMFSEISSEIEQISASTEEISAGMEESSAAVEEVTSMATTVKEEVNISEQKSQEGLEIALNIQEKAVTINNDSIQSKKIAEEIYIKTRTSLERALKEVTVVNRISEMALSIDEISKQTNLLALNAAIEAARAGEQGKGFAVVAEEVRTLAEESSDAVAQIQSEVHIVLAAVEKLSSSSRDILEFIEKDVLKDYDKLISTSNEYKKDGDTLKNIVAKSAESSKNISDSVDQITASMEDIAISVSEVAKTTADIASSVNQVNNRNESVLAETNNNEESAIKLGKLIKGFNLN, encoded by the coding sequence ATGAATTTTAACAAAATAAAACTTTCTAATAAGCTGAGAATTGGATTTTCATTAATGACTGTATTAACAGTAGGAGTGTGCTTATTGTCGATATATGGATTAAATCAAATCAACCAGAGTATTGACCAGCTTGTGAATATAGAAAATAAAAAATTGAGTTTGACATATGATATGAGAGAGTGTATGAATAAAATGGCTGTCAGTGTAAGAAATATAGCTGTTACCAGCGACATGAAATATATGGAGGAACAAGAGAAAATAATAGATAAAAATAGAGTTCTTTATAAAGAAAAAGAAAAACAACTTGAAGCATTAATTTATACTGAAAAAGGTAAGGAGATTTATAAAAATATACGAAATAATGACGACAGTGCATTTTTACAATTTGATAATTCAGTTAAACGAGGTATGAAAATTGATGTAACAAATGAGGAGCTTCAAGATATACTTAATGAATTAAATAAGACGGAAAATAAACTATTATCAAGTATACAAGATATGGTGGATTTTCAAGAACAATTAGAACAATCAAGAGCTGAGATTTCACAAAAAACAGTAAATGATTCTTTAAAAGAGATAATTATTTTTTTAATAGTAAGTATTTTAATGGGTATGTTATTTACACATTTTATAAGAAAGAGTATCTTAACTCAGATTAAAGAAGTAGTAGATGGTGCATCTAAATTGGCAGAAGGCAATTTAAATTTTAAAATGAAGGTAGTTTCTAATGATGAAATAGGACAAACTATTAGAGGTTTAAATAGTGCAATTGAAAAGCTTAATAAGAGCATGATTTTGATAAGGAGTGAAAGCGATAGTATTCTCGGAAGCAGTGAATTAACAAATAAAATGTTTTCAGAGATAAGTTCTGAAATTGAACAAATATCAGCTTCTACAGAAGAAATATCTGCAGGAATGGAAGAATCCTCTGCTGCAGTTGAAGAAGTAACATCCATGGCCACTACAGTGAAGGAAGAAGTGAATATTAGTGAGCAAAAATCACAGGAAGGATTAGAAATAGCCTTAAATATACAGGAAAAAGCAGTTACTATCAACAATGATTCTATCCAATCAAAAAAAATTGCAGAAGAAATATATATAAAGACAAGAACAAGTTTAGAAAGGGCATTAAAAGAGGTCACTGTTGTTAATCGAATATCAGAAATGGCATTAAGTATAGATGAAATATCAAAACAAACTAATCTTCTAGCATTAAATGCAGCAATAGAAGCTGCAAGAGCTGGTGAACAAGGAAAGGGTTTTGCAGTTGTTGCAGAAGAGGTGAGAACACTTGCAGAAGAATCATCAGATGCAGTAGCACAAATACAAAGTGAAGTTCATATAGTTTTAGCTGCAGTTGAAAAGCTTTCCAGTTCATCTAGAGATATTTTGGAGTTTATAGAGAAGGACGTTTTAAAAGATTATGACAAACTAATTTCCACTAGCAATGAATACAAAAAAGATGGGGATACTTTAAAAAATATAGTTGCTAAATCTGCAGAATCTTCTAAAAATATTTCTGATTCTGTGGATCAAATTACAGCAAGTATGGAAGACATAGCAATTTCGGTATCAGAAGTGGCTAAGACCACCGCAGATATTGCTTCAAGTGTGAATCAGGTTAATAATAGAAATGAATCTGTATTAGCAGAAACTAATAATAACGAGGAAAGTGCCATAAAATTAGGAAAGCTTATTAAAGGATTTAATTTAAATTGA
- the gcvPA gene encoding aminomethyl-transferring glycine dehydrogenase subunit GcvPA: MGTYVPNTREEQLQMLNEIGYKSFDDLFHDIPKEVRLKKALNLPEGISEIEALVKMEEIAQKNKVFKYIFRGGGAYNHYIPAVVKNVLSKETFQTAYTPYQSEISQGILQSIFEYQTMICELTGMDVSNASVYDGASAAAEAVAMCRNKKRKDIYVSETINPEVMNTIKTYCFGSGGELFIVPEKDGVTDYEKLKEMLDDKSACFYMQQPNYYGIIEDGDKISEVVHEKGASFIMGCNPISLGILKTPGECGADIAVGEGQPLGMPLSFGGPYLGFMASTSKMMRKLPGRIVGETVDMDGKRAFVLTLQAREQHIKRERASSNICSNQALCAMTASVYMAVMGSEGIRETATQCTSKAHYLQKELENVGLKLKYSQEFFHEFVTVSDNNADEILKKLEKENILGGLPIGEKEILWCTTELNTRVHMDKLVGIVKEMQKK, translated from the coding sequence ATGGGAACTTATGTGCCAAATACCAGAGAAGAACAGTTACAGATGCTAAATGAAATAGGATATAAAAGTTTTGATGACTTATTTCATGATATTCCTAAAGAGGTAAGACTAAAAAAAGCATTAAATCTGCCTGAGGGAATATCTGAAATAGAAGCATTAGTAAAAATGGAAGAAATAGCCCAAAAGAATAAAGTTTTTAAATATATTTTTAGGGGGGGAGGAGCATATAATCATTATATACCTGCTGTTGTAAAGAATGTGCTTTCAAAAGAAACATTTCAAACTGCATATACGCCCTATCAATCAGAAATCAGTCAGGGAATTTTACAGTCTATTTTTGAATATCAGACTATGATTTGTGAACTCACAGGTATGGATGTTTCCAATGCATCTGTTTATGATGGTGCCAGTGCAGCGGCAGAAGCGGTGGCTATGTGTAGAAATAAAAAGAGAAAAGATATATATGTATCTGAAACCATAAATCCTGAAGTCATGAATACCATTAAAACTTATTGCTTTGGCAGCGGCGGGGAACTTTTTATTGTACCTGAAAAAGATGGTGTTACAGATTACGAAAAGCTCAAGGAGATGCTTGATGATAAATCAGCATGTTTTTATATGCAGCAGCCAAATTATTATGGAATTATAGAGGATGGCGATAAAATCTCAGAGGTGGTGCATGAAAAGGGAGCCAGCTTTATAATGGGCTGTAATCCTATTTCTCTTGGGATTTTAAAGACACCAGGAGAGTGTGGTGCAGATATTGCAGTTGGGGAAGGACAGCCCCTTGGAATGCCACTATCTTTTGGAGGACCTTACCTTGGATTTATGGCATCCACTTCTAAAATGATGAGAAAACTTCCCGGACGTATTGTAGGGGAAACTGTAGATATGGATGGAAAAAGAGCCTTTGTGCTGACGCTGCAGGCAAGAGAACAGCATATTAAAAGAGAGAGGGCAAGTTCCAATATTTGTTCCAATCAGGCACTATGCGCAATGACAGCATCAGTTTACATGGCAGTTATGGGAAGTGAAGGCATAAGAGAAACGGCCACTCAATGTACCTCAAAGGCCCATTATTTGCAAAAGGAACTGGAAAATGTGGGACTGAAATTAAAGTATTCACAGGAATTTTTTCATGAATTTGTAACAGTTTCAGATAATAATGCAGATGAAATACTTAAAAAATTGGAGAAGGAAAACATTTTGGGAGGACTTCCTATAGGAGAAAAAGAAATACTATGGTGTACCACAGAATTAAATACCAGGGTTCATATGGATAAATTGGTTGGTATTGTAAAGGAGATGCAGAAAAAATGA
- the gcvT gene encoding glycine cleavage system aminomethyltransferase GcvT, translating into MEKKTPLYEKHLKYKGKMVPFAGYLLPVQYAGGVITEHMAVRKACGLFDVSHMGEITCRGEDALKNLNYLLTNNFEGMYDGQARYSPMCNEKGGVVDDMIVYKVKYNDYLIVVNAANKDKDYSWMKSHGEGNVVFKDISEDVAQIALQGPGSFSVISKVAKLDEIPKKYYSGIFNCTLKGVKCMISKTGYTGEDGYEIYMESEEAPRIWETLLDAGKEEGLIPCGLGARDTLRLEAAMPLYGHEMNDEITPMEAGLGMFVKMDKKDFIGKKALEQKGKGAVQKKRVGLKVTGRGIIRENMEVYSGDYNIGITTSGTHCPYIGYPAAMALLSSDYSKLGTSVTVIARRKKIEAEVVELPFYKKANRRNKT; encoded by the coding sequence ATGGAAAAGAAGACACCACTTTATGAAAAACATCTAAAGTATAAAGGGAAAATGGTTCCTTTTGCAGGTTATCTGCTTCCAGTTCAATATGCAGGGGGAGTAATAACAGAGCATATGGCAGTGCGGAAAGCCTGTGGGTTATTTGATGTATCTCATATGGGAGAAATTACTTGCAGAGGAGAAGATGCCTTAAAAAATCTTAATTATTTGCTTACCAATAATTTTGAAGGAATGTATGATGGCCAGGCAAGATATAGTCCCATGTGCAATGAAAAAGGCGGCGTAGTGGATGATATGATTGTATATAAAGTAAAATACAATGATTATTTGATTGTGGTCAATGCCGCAAATAAAGATAAGGATTATAGCTGGATGAAATCTCATGGTGAGGGAAATGTGGTATTTAAGGATATTTCAGAGGATGTGGCACAGATTGCACTACAGGGTCCGGGATCATTTTCAGTTATAAGCAAGGTGGCAAAGTTAGATGAAATACCTAAGAAATATTACAGCGGCATATTTAACTGTACTTTAAAAGGGGTAAAGTGCATGATTTCAAAAACAGGATATACCGGAGAAGATGGCTATGAAATATATATGGAATCTGAAGAAGCACCTAGGATATGGGAGACTCTTTTAGATGCAGGTAAGGAAGAGGGATTGATTCCCTGTGGTTTAGGTGCCAGAGATACACTTAGACTGGAAGCTGCCATGCCTTTGTATGGACATGAGATGAATGATGAAATAACCCCCATGGAAGCAGGTCTTGGCATGTTTGTTAAAATGGATAAAAAGGACTTTATAGGTAAAAAGGCACTGGAGCAGAAGGGAAAGGGAGCAGTACAAAAAAAGAGGGTAGGACTAAAAGTTACGGGGAGAGGTATTATAAGAGAGAATATGGAGGTTTATTCAGGAGATTATAATATTGGAATCACCACATCTGGAACTCACTGCCCATATATTGGTTATCCCGCAGCTATGGCACTGCTTTCCTCGGATTACAGCAAGCTGGGAACCAGTGTAACAGTAATTGCAAGAAGAAAAAAAATAGAAGCAGAGGTAGTAGAGCTGCCATTTTATAAAAAAGCAAATAGGAGGAATAAAACATGA